A window of Flavobacteriales bacterium contains these coding sequences:
- a CDS encoding citrate synthase, producing MSEKAELHYKGNVYQIPVVEGTQQEKALDISRLRGESGLITLDKGFKNTGSTESAITFLNGEEGILKYRGYSIEELADKSSFVEVSYLLIYGELPTAEQLESFKSEITSHTLVHEDVKSILDGFPSKSHPMGVLSSLVSSLTAFYPMSLDPNRSASEVNGTIIRLLAKLPTLAAWSYKNRMRQPVVYPNNSLDYCSNFLRMMFALPTEEYKINPVVAKALDKLLILHADHEQNCSASTVRIVGSSHASLYTSVSAGIAALWGPLHGGANQAVIEMLEDIKKDGGDVEKYVARAKDKSDSFRLMGFGHRVYKNFDPRATIIKKAADDVLKELGVDDPVLDIAKKLEEIALNDEYFVARGLYPNVDFYSGIIYRALGIPTDMFTVMFAIGRLPGWIAQWKEMRENNEPIGRPRQVYTGYTSRDYVSIDKR from the coding sequence ATGTCAGAAAAAGCCGAATTACATTACAAAGGAAATGTGTACCAAATACCAGTTGTAGAAGGTACCCAACAAGAAAAAGCCTTAGATATTAGTAGACTTAGAGGTGAGTCTGGTCTTATAACTTTGGATAAAGGATTTAAAAATACAGGCTCTACTGAAAGTGCAATTACTTTTCTTAATGGGGAAGAGGGTATATTAAAATACCGTGGTTATTCCATTGAAGAGTTAGCAGATAAATCTAGCTTTGTTGAAGTGTCTTATCTACTTATTTATGGTGAATTGCCTACAGCTGAGCAATTAGAGTCGTTTAAATCAGAAATAACGAGTCATACATTAGTGCATGAGGATGTAAAATCAATCTTAGATGGTTTTCCATCTAAATCACATCCAATGGGAGTTTTATCTTCTTTAGTTTCTTCTTTAACGGCTTTTTACCCTATGTCATTAGATCCAAATCGATCGGCTAGTGAAGTAAACGGTACTATAATTCGTTTGTTGGCTAAATTACCAACATTAGCAGCATGGAGTTATAAAAACAGAATGCGTCAACCAGTTGTATATCCAAATAACAGCTTGGATTATTGTTCTAACTTCTTGAGAATGATGTTTGCTTTACCTACTGAGGAGTATAAAATCAATCCAGTAGTAGCTAAGGCCTTAGATAAACTTTTGATTTTACATGCTGACCACGAACAAAACTGTTCTGCATCAACTGTTAGAATTGTTGGTTCATCGCACGCAAGTTTATACACATCCGTATCAGCAGGTATTGCAGCCCTTTGGGGCCCGCTACATGGTGGAGCCAATCAAGCTGTGATAGAAATGCTAGAAGATATAAAGAAAGATGGTGGAGATGTAGAGAAATACGTTGCTAGAGCTAAGGACAAATCTGATTCTTTCCGATTAATGGGATTTGGTCATAGAGTTTACAAAAACTTTGACCCTAGAGCAACTATCATTAAGAAGGCTGCCGATGATGTCTTAAAAGAATTAGGTGTTGATGATCCTGTGTTAGATATCGCTAAAAAATTAGAAGAAATAGCCTTAAACGATGAATATTTTGTTGCTAGAGGGCTTTACCCTAACGTAGATTTCTATTCGGGAATTATATACCGTGCTTTAGGAATTCCTACTGATATGTTTACTGTAATGTTTGCTATTGGAAGGCTTCCAGGTTGGATAGCGCAATGGAAAGAAATGAGAGAAAACAACGAGCCTATAGGCCGACCTCGTCAAGTATATACTGGTTATACCTCAAGAGATTATGTTTCTATTGATAAGCGTTAA
- the eno gene encoding phosphopyruvate hydratase translates to MSRIVAINARQILDSRGNPTVEADVITENGVMGRAAVPSGASTGKHEAVELRDGDKGVYVGKGVLKAVNNVNTAIAEELNGMYVSDQASIDAAMIRLDGTENKANLGANAMLAVSMAVAKAAAQESGQLLFNYIGGMNARTLPIPMMNILNGGSHADNSIDFQEFMVMPVGANSFSEALRMGTEVFHNLKEVLKSKGFSTNVGDEGGFAPNLGSNVEAVETVLTAIEKAGYKPGDDMYIAMDAAASEFYNAEENVYHFHQSTGDKLTPSEMVSYWKEWSEKYPILSIEDGLDEDDWDGWKELTDAIGDKVQLVGDDLFVTNVNRLSKGIENGIANSILVKVNQIGTLTETIEAVQMAQTNSYTSVMSHRSGETEDTTIADLAVALSTGQIKTGSASRSDRMAKYNQLLRIEEVLGEEAKYLGKSFKFLK, encoded by the coding sequence ATGAGTAGAATAGTTGCAATAAATGCAAGACAAATTTTAGATTCAAGAGGAAATCCAACTGTTGAAGCAGATGTAATAACAGAAAATGGTGTAATGGGTAGAGCTGCAGTTCCATCTGGAGCATCAACAGGTAAGCACGAGGCTGTAGAGCTTAGAGATGGTGACAAAGGGGTTTATGTAGGTAAAGGTGTATTAAAAGCCGTTAATAATGTAAATACAGCCATTGCTGAAGAGTTAAACGGAATGTATGTTAGTGATCAAGCCTCAATTGATGCGGCAATGATTCGTTTAGATGGAACAGAAAATAAGGCTAATTTAGGAGCTAACGCTATGCTTGCTGTTTCTATGGCTGTAGCCAAAGCAGCAGCCCAAGAAAGTGGTCAATTGCTTTTCAATTACATCGGCGGAATGAATGCTAGAACATTACCGATTCCAATGATGAATATTTTAAACGGAGGATCTCATGCCGATAACAGCATAGACTTTCAAGAATTTATGGTGATGCCTGTTGGAGCTAATTCTTTTAGTGAAGCTTTGAGAATGGGTACAGAAGTGTTTCATAATTTGAAAGAAGTACTCAAATCTAAAGGGTTCTCTACTAATGTTGGTGACGAAGGTGGATTTGCTCCAAACTTAGGATCTAATGTTGAAGCTGTAGAAACTGTTTTGACTGCTATAGAGAAAGCGGGTTATAAACCTGGAGACGATATGTATATAGCTATGGATGCAGCTGCCTCAGAGTTTTATAATGCTGAAGAGAATGTGTATCATTTCCATCAATCCACAGGAGATAAATTAACACCATCTGAGATGGTAAGCTATTGGAAAGAGTGGTCTGAAAAATACCCTATCCTTTCCATTGAAGATGGTTTGGATGAAGATGATTGGGACGGTTGGAAAGAATTGACTGACGCTATTGGCGATAAAGTACAATTGGTTGGTGATGATTTGTTTGTGACTAATGTAAATCGATTATCTAAAGGAATTGAAAATGGTATTGCAAATTCAATCCTTGTTAAAGTCAATCAGATTGGAACCTTAACAGAAACAATTGAAGCCGTTCAAATGGCACAAACTAATTCATATACTTCTGTTATGAGTCACCGTTCAGGAGAAACAGAAGACACTACAATTGCTGATTTAGCAGTTGCATTGAGTACAGGGCAAATAAAAACTGGTTCTGCATCTCGTTCAGATAGGATGGCAAAATACAATCAGTTGTTGAGAATAGAAGAAGTATTGGGTGAAGAAGCTAAATATTTAGGTAAGTCATTTAAGTTTTTAAAATAA
- the carA gene encoding glutamine-hydrolyzing carbamoyl-phosphate synthase small subunit encodes MKYKSKSDAVLLLEDGTVFYGKSAGMTGTATGEICFNTGMTGYQEIFTDPSYFGQIMLTTNAHIGNYGIHAEEVESDKMKISGLICKNYNISYSRPDAKESIQDYYESEEMVAISDVDTRALVRHIRDKGAMNGIISSETTDIDVLKEKLNQVPSMEGLQLCDKVSTTSPYFFGEENAKFKVAVLDFGVKRNILRCLSDRGCYMKVFPYNAPFEELESWNPDGYFLSNGPGDPSVMPEVIENVKKITKTMYPVFGICLGHQALAISEGISTYKMHNGHRGINHPVQNLASGKCEVTSQNHGFGIKAEDVEKHPNVEATHINLNDKTVEGIKVNDKNAFSVQYHPESSPGPHDSRYLFDHFINLIQEHKK; translated from the coding sequence ATGAAATACAAAAGTAAATCAGATGCTGTTCTACTACTAGAAGATGGAACAGTATTTTATGGAAAGTCTGCTGGTATGACCGGAACTGCTACCGGTGAGATTTGCTTTAATACTGGTATGACAGGATATCAAGAAATTTTTACAGACCCATCTTATTTTGGGCAAATAATGCTTACCACAAATGCTCATATTGGTAATTATGGTATTCATGCTGAAGAAGTAGAATCGGATAAAATGAAAATTTCTGGACTGATATGTAAAAACTACAATATTAGTTATTCAAGACCAGACGCAAAGGAATCAATTCAGGATTATTATGAATCTGAAGAGATGGTAGCAATTTCAGATGTTGACACTAGAGCATTAGTAAGACACATTCGTGATAAAGGTGCTATGAACGGCATTATTTCATCTGAAACCACAGACATAGACGTTCTCAAGGAAAAATTAAATCAAGTGCCTTCAATGGAAGGATTGCAGTTGTGCGATAAAGTTTCTACCACTTCTCCTTATTTCTTTGGAGAAGAAAACGCTAAATTTAAAGTAGCAGTACTTGACTTTGGTGTTAAAAGAAATATTTTGAGATGCTTATCTGACAGAGGATGCTATATGAAAGTATTCCCTTATAACGCTCCATTTGAGGAATTAGAATCTTGGAATCCAGATGGCTATTTCTTATCCAATGGACCGGGTGACCCTTCTGTTATGCCAGAAGTAATAGAAAACGTTAAAAAGATTACTAAAACAATGTACCCTGTTTTTGGTATTTGCTTAGGTCATCAAGCTTTAGCAATTTCTGAAGGTATTTCTACCTACAAAATGCACAATGGTCATCGAGGAATTAATCATCCTGTTCAAAATTTAGCTTCAGGAAAATGCGAGGTTACATCTCAAAATCATGGATTTGGGATAAAGGCTGAAGATGTAGAAAAACATCCTAACGTAGAAGCAACTCACATCAATTTAAATGATAAAACAGTTGAAGGCATTAAAGTTAATGATAAAAACGCTTTTTCTGTTCAATATCACCCTGAATCATCGCCTGGTCCACATGACTCAAGATATTTGTTTGACCACTTTATTAACCTTATACAAGAACACAAAAAATAA
- the rplQ gene encoding 50S ribosomal protein L17 yields the protein MRHGKKFNHLGRKTAHRKAMLSNMACSLIEHKRIKTTVAKAKALRKFVEPLITKSKTDTTHSRRIVFSHLRQKEVVTELFGDVASKVATRDGGYTRILRTGNRLGDNAEMCLIELVDYNDTYTTDKPKKMAKSTRRSGGAKKTATPAIEEAVVVEEAVSETKAEEVVEETPATDVAVEATAESTEAPEDKEETKEENNAKDNETKSE from the coding sequence ATGAGACACGGAAAGAAATTTAACCATTTAGGTAGAAAAACAGCGCATAGAAAGGCTATGCTATCAAATATGGCTTGTTCATTAATCGAACACAAGCGTATTAAAACTACTGTTGCAAAAGCTAAAGCGCTTAGAAAATTTGTTGAGCCTTTAATCACAAAGTCTAAAACAGATACTACTCATTCTAGAAGAATTGTATTTAGTCATCTTAGACAAAAAGAAGTTGTAACAGAACTGTTTGGTGACGTTGCTTCTAAAGTAGCTACTAGAGACGGTGGTTACACTAGAATTTTAAGAACAGGAAATCGTTTAGGTGATAACGCTGAAATGTGTTTAATAGAACTTGTTGATTACAACGATACTTATACAACGGATAAACCAAAGAAAATGGCTAAGTCTACAAGACGTTCAGGCGGTGCTAAAAAGACTGCTACACCTGCAATTGAAGAGGCTGTAGTTGTTGAAGAAGCAGTATCTGAAACAAAAGCTGAAGAGGTAGTTGAGGAAACACCTGCTACTGATGTTGCTGTTGAAGCAACAGCAGAATCTACAGAGGCTCCCGAAGATAAGGAAGAAACTAAAGAAGAAAACAACGCCAAAGATAATGAGACAAAGAGTGAGTAA
- a CDS encoding DNA-directed RNA polymerase subunit alpha, producing MSILDFQRPDKVYMIESTDFHGNFEFRPLEPGYGLTIGNALRRVLLSSLEGFAITSIKIEGVEHEFSSIKGVVEDVTEIILNLKQIRLKQQIEDDNSEKVQVKIGGKEQLTAGDIGKSLTSFQILNPDLVICNLDKSVEIEMELTIEKGRGYIPSEENKKVTAPLGTIFIDSIFTPIKNVKFGVENFRVEQKTDYEKLVFEISTDGSIHPKDALTEAAKILIQHFMLFADENVTFEQTEADSTHEFDEDTLHMRQLLKTKLTDLELSVRALNCLKTAEVETLGELVSFNKSDLLKFRNFGKKSLTELEEMVLVKGLNFGMDVAKFNLDKE from the coding sequence ATGTCAATATTAGATTTTCAAAGACCAGACAAAGTTTACATGATAGAGTCGACAGACTTTCATGGTAACTTCGAATTCAGACCACTAGAACCAGGATACGGTTTAACTATTGGAAATGCTCTAAGAAGAGTACTACTTTCTTCTTTGGAAGGATTCGCTATCACATCAATCAAAATTGAAGGTGTAGAGCACGAGTTTTCATCAATCAAAGGTGTTGTAGAAGATGTTACAGAAATTATTCTTAATCTAAAACAAATTCGCCTTAAGCAACAAATTGAAGATGATAACTCTGAAAAAGTCCAAGTTAAAATTGGTGGTAAAGAACAGCTTACTGCAGGTGATATAGGAAAGAGTTTAACTTCTTTTCAGATTCTTAATCCTGATTTAGTAATCTGTAATTTAGATAAATCAGTTGAGATTGAAATGGAACTTACCATTGAAAAAGGTAGAGGTTACATTCCTTCAGAAGAAAACAAAAAAGTTACTGCTCCTCTAGGAACAATTTTTATAGATTCAATTTTTACTCCTATTAAAAATGTAAAATTTGGAGTTGAAAACTTCCGTGTCGAGCAAAAAACAGATTATGAAAAATTAGTTTTTGAAATCTCTACAGATGGTTCTATCCATCCTAAAGATGCACTTACAGAGGCTGCTAAAATCTTAATCCAACACTTTATGTTGTTCGCTGACGAAAATGTTACTTTTGAACAAACTGAGGCGGACAGTACGCATGAGTTTGATGAAGATACATTACACATGCGTCAATTATTAAAAACAAAATTAACTGATCTAGAATTATCAGTTAGAGCATTAAATTGCTTGAAAACTGCTGAAGTAGAAACTTTAGGAGAATTAGTATCTTTCAATAAGTCTGATCTATTGAAGTTTAGAAACTTTGGCAAAAAATCATTGACTGAATTAGAAGAAATGGTTCTTGTTAAAGGGTTGAACTTTGGAATGGATGTAGCTAAATTTAATTTAGATAAGGAATAG
- the rpsD gene encoding 30S ribosomal protein S4, translating into MARYRGPQSKIARRFNEPIFGPDKALERKNYGPGQHGNNRRSKKSEYAGQLAEKQKAKYTYGILEKQFSNLFKEASRRKGITGEILLQLCEARLDNIVYRLGIAPTRRASRQLVTHRHITVNGRIMNIPSYSVNVGDIIAVREKSKSLEVITSSLINSTESCEYVEWNPDIMSGKLVAIPQREQIAENIKEQLIVELYSK; encoded by the coding sequence ATGGCAAGATACAGAGGTCCACAATCAAAAATTGCAAGACGATTTAACGAACCGATTTTCGGTCCTGATAAGGCTTTAGAAAGAAAAAACTATGGTCCAGGACAACACGGAAATAACAGAAGATCTAAGAAATCAGAATATGCTGGGCAGTTAGCTGAAAAGCAAAAAGCTAAGTATACCTACGGTATCTTAGAAAAGCAATTTTCTAACTTATTTAAAGAAGCTTCTAGAAGAAAAGGTATTACCGGTGAAATCCTTTTACAGCTTTGTGAAGCTCGTTTAGACAATATAGTTTACAGATTAGGAATTGCACCTACTCGTAGAGCATCAAGACAATTAGTTACGCACAGACACATTACTGTTAATGGAAGAATAATGAATATTCCTTCATATTCTGTAAATGTCGGCGATATTATCGCTGTGCGTGAGAAATCAAAATCATTGGAGGTAATAACAAGCTCCTTAATTAATTCAACTGAAAGTTGTGAGTATGTAGAATGGAATCCGGACATTATGTCTGGTAAGCTAGTAGCTATTCCACAAAGAGAGCAAATTGCTGAAAACATCAAAGAACAATTAATCGTTGAATTATATTCTAAATAA
- the rpsK gene encoding 30S ribosomal protein S11 gives MAKSNQKKRTVKVEAVGQAHIQATFNNIIISLTNNQGQVISWSSAGKMGFRGSKKNTPYAAQTAAEDCAARAHEAGLRKVKVFVKGPGSGRESAIRTLHNNGIVVTEIVDITPIPHNGCRPPKRRRV, from the coding sequence ATGGCTAAATCAAATCAGAAAAAAAGAACCGTTAAGGTTGAGGCAGTAGGACAAGCACACATCCAAGCTACCTTCAACAATATCATTATTTCTTTGACTAATAACCAAGGACAAGTAATTTCTTGGTCATCAGCAGGAAAAATGGGTTTTAGAGGTTCTAAGAAAAATACTCCATATGCTGCTCAAACAGCTGCTGAAGATTGCGCAGCAAGAGCACACGAAGCAGGACTAAGAAAAGTCAAAGTATTCGTTAAAGGGCCAGGTTCAGGTAGAGAGTCGGCGATAAGAACGTTACACAATAACGGTATTGTCGTTACTGAAATAGTAGATATTACTCCAATACCACATAATGGCTGTCGTCCTCCTAAAAGACGTAGAGTATAA
- the rpsM gene encoding 30S ribosomal protein S13, translated as MARIAGIDLPKNKRGVIGLTYIYGIGSSVAKNILDKAGIDHSVKVQDWNDKQLSDIRQIIGDDVKVEGELRSETQMNIKRLMDIGCNRGIRHRVGLPLRGQRTKNNSRTRKGRRKTVANKKKATK; from the coding sequence ATGGCTAGAATTGCAGGTATCGATTTACCAAAAAACAAAAGAGGCGTAATAGGTCTTACATACATCTACGGTATAGGATCAAGTGTCGCTAAGAACATCTTAGATAAAGCTGGGATTGACCACAGCGTAAAAGTTCAGGATTGGAACGATAAACAACTTTCTGACATTCGTCAAATCATTGGTGATGATGTCAAAGTTGAAGGTGAGTTGCGTTCTGAAACACAAATGAATATCAAGCGATTGATGGATATCGGTTGTAACCGTGGTATTCGTCATCGTGTAGGTTTACCGCTTAGAGGTCAGCGTACTAAGAATAATTCCAGAACTCGTAAAGGAAGAAGAAAAACAGTTGCTAACAAGAAGAAAGCTACTAAATAA
- the ykgO gene encoding type B 50S ribosomal protein L36: protein MKVRASLKKRSEDCKIVRRKGRLYVINKKNPKFKQRQG, encoded by the coding sequence ATGAAAGTTAGAGCATCATTAAAAAAGAGAAGTGAAGATTGCAAAATCGTTCGAAGAAAAGGACGCTTATATGTAATTAATAAAAAGAATCCTAAGTTTAAACAACGTCAAGGTTAA
- the infA gene encoding translation initiation factor IF-1 → MAKQAHIEQDGVITQALSNAMFRVELENGHIITAHISGKMRKFYIKLLPGDKVKLEMSPYDLTKGRITYRY, encoded by the coding sequence ATGGCCAAACAGGCACACATAGAACAAGATGGAGTAATTACTCAAGCACTCTCTAACGCAATGTTTAGAGTAGAGCTAGAAAATGGGCACATCATAACAGCTCATATTTCAGGAAAAATGAGAAAATTTTACATCAAACTATTGCCTGGGGATAAAGTAAAATTAGAAATGTCGCCATACGATTTAACAAAAGGAAGAATAACTTACAGATACTAA
- the map gene encoding type I methionyl aminopeptidase, which yields MIFIKTDEEVELIRKSSLLVAKAHAEVAKMIEPGVNTLQLDQRAEEYIRDNGGVPAFKGYNGFPNSLCMSPDSQVVHGVPNNEPLVEGSILSVDCGVLMNGFYGDSAFTYPIGNIDAETQKLLDVTKESLYKGIEQAIVGNRVGDISYAVQQHAESHNYGVVRELVGHGVGEHLHESPEVPNYGKRGHGPKLQNGLVIAIEPMINMGVKNIRQHSDGWTITTADNKPSAHFEHTIVVRQGKADILSSFEWIEKELNKK from the coding sequence ATGATTTTTATTAAGACCGACGAAGAAGTTGAATTGATAAGAAAAAGTTCTTTACTTGTTGCAAAGGCACACGCTGAAGTTGCCAAAATGATTGAACCGGGAGTTAACACTCTCCAATTAGATCAACGTGCTGAAGAGTACATACGAGACAACGGAGGCGTACCAGCTTTTAAAGGATACAATGGGTTTCCAAATTCATTGTGTATGTCACCAGACAGTCAAGTGGTGCATGGTGTTCCGAACAACGAACCTCTTGTAGAAGGATCGATACTTTCGGTAGACTGTGGCGTTTTGATGAATGGTTTTTATGGTGACTCTGCTTTTACTTACCCTATTGGTAATATAGATGCAGAAACCCAAAAGCTTTTAGATGTGACCAAAGAAAGTTTGTACAAAGGAATTGAACAAGCTATTGTAGGAAACCGAGTTGGAGATATAAGTTATGCTGTTCAACAACATGCAGAATCTCATAATTACGGAGTTGTACGAGAATTAGTTGGTCATGGTGTGGGTGAACATTTACATGAGAGCCCAGAAGTGCCAAATTATGGTAAAAGAGGACATGGTCCGAAGTTACAAAATGGATTAGTCATAGCTATTGAGCCAATGATTAATATGGGAGTAAAAAATATTCGTCAGCATTCTGACGGATGGACAATTACAACCGCTGATAACAAACCTTCAGCACATTTTGAGCACACCATTGTTGTAAGACAAGGAAAAGCTGATATCTTATCAAGTTTTGAATGGATAGAAAAAGAATTGAATAAAAAGTAA
- the secY gene encoding preprotein translocase subunit SecY, with translation MKNLITTLKNIWKIEELRTRILVTLGFILIYRLGAQVPLPGIDASVLAAANQASGGPDGLLGLLNLFTGGAFAQASIFALGIMPYISASIVIQLMGIAVPYFQKLQREGESGRRKINNITRYLTILITGFQAPGFIANLKSQWLNKPIELADGTFGYVFANNEASFMFTIMSILVLVTGTMFVMWLGEKITDRGIGNGISLIIMIGIIAALPGSLFAEFAAALESQGGGLVIFLVEILALMLVILVSILLVQGTRRIPVNFAKRVVGNKQYGGVRQYIPLKVNASGVMPIIFAQAIMFVPITLVGFSESETLQGFAAAFTDFAGFWYNLVFFLMIVIFTYFYTAITVNPKQMADDMKKNGGFIPGVKPGRKTAEFLDDAMSKITLPGSLFLAFVAILPAFAMQFGVNQGFAQFYGGTSLLIMVGVVLDTLQQIESHLLMRHYDGLTSTGRIKGKSSGMMGQ, from the coding sequence ATGAAGAATCTAATCACTACATTAAAAAATATTTGGAAGATAGAAGAATTGAGAACTAGAATCCTAGTGACTTTAGGTTTCATTCTTATATATCGTCTAGGAGCACAGGTTCCATTGCCAGGTATTGATGCTAGCGTACTTGCTGCTGCCAATCAAGCTAGTGGTGGTCCTGATGGATTATTAGGATTATTAAACTTGTTTACGGGTGGAGCATTCGCACAAGCTTCTATTTTTGCTCTAGGTATAATGCCATACATTTCAGCATCGATTGTTATTCAATTGATGGGTATAGCTGTTCCATATTTCCAGAAACTACAAAGAGAAGGAGAAAGCGGAAGAAGAAAAATAAATAACATCACTCGTTATTTAACAATACTAATCACAGGTTTTCAAGCACCTGGATTCATTGCGAATCTTAAAAGTCAGTGGTTGAATAAACCTATCGAACTTGCAGATGGTACTTTTGGATATGTATTTGCTAATAACGAAGCATCTTTCATGTTTACAATAATGTCTATACTTGTATTAGTTACAGGTACTATGTTTGTAATGTGGTTAGGTGAAAAAATTACCGACAGAGGTATTGGAAACGGTATATCTTTAATCATTATGATTGGTATTATCGCTGCTTTACCAGGATCATTGTTTGCCGAATTTGCAGCTGCTTTAGAAAGTCAAGGCGGCGGTTTAGTGATATTCTTAGTTGAAATATTAGCTCTTATGCTTGTTATATTAGTAAGTATATTACTAGTACAGGGAACAAGAAGAATTCCAGTTAACTTTGCTAAAAGAGTAGTAGGTAACAAGCAATATGGAGGTGTACGTCAGTATATTCCATTAAAAGTTAACGCATCAGGTGTAATGCCAATTATCTTTGCACAAGCAATTATGTTTGTGCCGATAACTTTAGTTGGATTTTCAGAATCAGAAACTTTACAAGGGTTTGCAGCAGCATTTACAGATTTTGCTGGATTCTGGTACAACTTAGTATTCTTTTTGATGATTGTAATATTTACATACTTTTATACTGCTATTACAGTTAATCCAAAGCAAATGGCAGATGATATGAAGAAAAATGGCGGTTTCATTCCAGGAGTTAAGCCAGGTCGTAAGACTGCTGAGTTCCTTGATGATGCAATGTCAAAAATCACTCTACCAGGTTCTTTATTCTTAGCATTTGTGGCTATTCTTCCCGCATTCGCTATGCAATTTGGAGTTAATCAAGGTTTTGCTCAATTTTACGGAGGAACATCTTTATTAATTATGGTAGGTGTAGTGTTGGATACACTACAACAAATTGAAAGTCACTTATTAATGCGTCATTATGATGGATTAACAAGTACAGGAAGGATAAAAGGAAAGTCATCAGGAATGATGGGACAATAA
- the rplO gene encoding 50S ribosomal protein L15 produces MDLSNLTPAKGSVKNRKRIARGEGSKKGGTSTRGHKGAKSRSGYSRKVGFEGGQMPLQRRVPKFGFTNPNRKEFRGVNLHTLQTLVDNKKVKDSIDLEVLISNGLAHKNDLVKILGRGELKAKLNVTVHSFSATAKSAIESAGGTATTL; encoded by the coding sequence ATGGATTTAAGTAATCTTACTCCTGCAAAAGGATCAGTAAAAAATAGAAAAAGAATCGCAAGAGGTGAAGGTTCTAAAAAAGGTGGCACTTCTACAAGAGGTCACAAAGGAGCTAAATCACGTTCTGGATATTCTAGAAAAGTAGGTTTTGAAGGTGGTCAAATGCCACTTCAAAGGAGAGTCCCTAAATTTGGATTCACTAACCCTAATAGAAAAGAGTTTAGAGGTGTAAATTTACATACCCTTCAAACTTTAGTTGATAATAAGAAAGTAAAAGACTCAATAGATTTAGAAGTTCTTATCTCTAACGGATTGGCACACAAAAACGACCTTGTGAAAATCTTAGGAAGAGGTGAACTTAAAGCTAAGCTGAATGTAACTGTTCATAGCTTTTCGGCAACTGCTAAATCTGCTATTGAATCTGCTGGTGGTACAGCTACCACACTGTAA
- the rpmD gene encoding 50S ribosomal protein L30 → MAKIRVTQVKSKIGRPERQKRTMLALGLKKMNQTIEHEATPQVLGMVKKVAHLLKVEEVK, encoded by the coding sequence ATGGCTAAAATCAGAGTTACGCAAGTAAAAAGTAAAATAGGCAGACCTGAAAGACAAAAGCGAACAATGTTAGCTTTAGGGTTGAAAAAAATGAACCAAACAATTGAGCATGAGGCAACTCCTCAAGTGTTAGGTATGGTAAAAAAAGTAGCGCACCTTTTGAAGGTCGAAGAAGTAAAATAA
- the rpsE gene encoding 30S ribosomal protein S5, translating into MSDIKRVKASDIELTDRLVGIQRVTKVTKGGRTFSFSAIVVVGDGNGIVGHGLGKSQEVTVAISKAIDSAKKNLVKVPVQHGTIPHEQEAKYSGSQVLIKPASNGTGVKAGGAMRAVLESAGVHDVLAKSKGSSNPHNLVKATMKALTELRDAKQVASQRGVNLETVFNG; encoded by the coding sequence ATGTCAGACATTAAAAGAGTAAAAGCAAGCGACATTGAGTTAACGGATAGACTCGTTGGAATACAACGTGTAACTAAGGTAACTAAAGGTGGTCGTACATTTAGTTTTTCTGCAATTGTTGTTGTAGGTGACGGTAATGGTATTGTTGGTCATGGTTTAGGAAAATCTCAAGAGGTTACTGTGGCCATCAGTAAAGCGATTGATTCTGCTAAGAAAAATTTGGTTAAAGTACCTGTTCAACACGGTACAATACCACACGAGCAAGAGGCTAAATATTCGGGCTCTCAAGTCCTTATCAAACCAGCATCAAATGGTACTGGTGTTAAGGCCGGAGGTGCAATGCGTGCTGTATTGGAGAGTGCTGGTGTTCATGATGTACTAGCGAAATCAAAAGGCTCGTCAAACCCTCACAACTTAGTTAAAGCAACAATGAAAGCTTTAACTGAACTAAGAGATGCTAAACAAGTTGCTTCACAAAGAGGAGTTAACTTAGAAACAGTTTTTAACGGATAA